In Ruminococcaceae bacterium R-25, one genomic interval encodes:
- a CDS encoding aspartyl-tRNA synthetase has translation MANQYRDRIISSLSEKDVGQELRVCGWIENIRDHGGVSFIDLRDMYGTLQVVMRDTSLLDGLVKEECISIQGKIEHRDEETYNPKIATGTIELEAHSVDVLGKVYSQLPFEIMTSKEIREDVRLKYRYLDLRNQKVKDNIIFRSNVIAFLRQKMTEMGFLEIQTPILTSSSPEGARDYIVPSRKWKGKFYALPQAPQQFKQLLMVSGFDKYFQIAPCFRDEDARADRSPGEFYQLDFEMSFATQEDVFRAGEEVLTATFEKFAPEGAVVTSAPYPVISYKQAMEEFGSDKPDLRNPLRIKDVTEFFSRCTFKAFHGKTVRAINVHAKLSKGQHEKMLKFAQDDLGMGGLGYLEVLEDMSYKGPIDKFIPDEMKAELKDLAGLQAGDTIFFIADNEARANECAGKIRNELGARLDLIEKNAFRFCFVNDFPMYEWDTETKKYIFTHNPFSMPQGGLEALNTKKPEEILAYQYDIVCNGIELSSGAVRNHDLEIMKKAFEIAGYSEEELKTKFGALYGAFQFGAPPHAGMAPGVDRMIMILRGEENIREVIAFPMNGNAQDLLCGAPGEVTEQQLRETHIKIRQ, from the coding sequence ATGGCAAACCAGTACAGAGACAGGATCATCAGCTCGCTGTCCGAGAAGGACGTAGGTCAGGAACTCAGAGTATGCGGCTGGATCGAGAACATCAGAGACCACGGTGGCGTATCTTTCATCGACTTGAGAGATATGTACGGCACACTGCAGGTCGTTATGCGTGATACATCTCTTCTCGACGGACTCGTAAAAGAAGAGTGCATCTCCATTCAGGGTAAGATCGAGCACAGAGACGAAGAGACATATAACCCCAAGATCGCTACAGGTACGATAGAGCTTGAGGCTCATTCAGTTGATGTTCTTGGTAAAGTTTACAGCCAGCTTCCTTTCGAGATCATGACATCAAAGGAAATCAGAGAGGACGTAAGACTTAAGTACCGTTATCTCGACCTCAGAAACCAGAAGGTTAAGGACAACATCATCTTCAGATCCAATGTTATTGCTTTCTTGAGACAGAAGATGACTGAGATGGGATTCCTCGAAATCCAGACTCCTATCCTTACCTCATCTTCACCCGAGGGCGCAAGAGACTATATCGTTCCTTCCAGAAAGTGGAAGGGCAAGTTCTATGCGCTCCCGCAGGCTCCTCAGCAGTTCAAGCAGCTTCTGATGGTTTCAGGATTTGATAAGTATTTCCAGATCGCTCCCTGCTTCAGAGATGAGGATGCAAGAGCAGACAGATCACCGGGAGAGTTCTATCAGTTAGACTTCGAGATGTCTTTTGCTACACAGGAAGACGTCTTCAGAGCAGGTGAGGAAGTCCTCACAGCAACATTTGAAAAGTTCGCACCTGAGGGCGCAGTTGTTACATCTGCACCTTATCCGGTAATCTCCTACAAGCAGGCTATGGAAGAGTTCGGTTCAGATAAGCCCGACCTCAGAAACCCTCTCAGGATCAAGGACGTTACAGAGTTCTTCTCCAGATGCACATTCAAGGCTTTCCACGGAAAGACAGTACGTGCTATCAACGTTCACGCAAAGCTCTCAAAGGGCCAGCATGAGAAGATGCTCAAGTTCGCTCAGGATGACCTCGGAATGGGCGGCTTAGGTTACCTCGAAGTCCTCGAAGATATGAGCTACAAGGGACCTATCGACAAGTTCATTCCTGATGAAATGAAGGCTGAACTTAAGGATCTTGCAGGCCTCCAGGCAGGCGATACGATCTTCTTCATCGCTGATAACGAGGCTCGTGCAAACGAGTGCGCAGGCAAGATCAGAAACGAGCTTGGCGCAAGACTCGACCTCATCGAGAAGAACGCTTTCAGATTCTGCTTCGTCAACGACTTCCCTATGTATGAATGGGATACAGAGACAAAGAAATATATCTTCACTCACAATCCTTTCTCAATGCCTCAGGGCGGCCTTGAAGCTCTTAATACAAAGAAGCCTGAAGAGATCCTCGCTTACCAGTACGACATCGTATGCAACGGTATAGAGCTCTCATCCGGCGCTGTAAGAAACCACGACTTGGAGATCATGAAGAAGGCTTTCGAGATCGCAGGATACTCCGAAGAAGAACTTAAGACCAAGTTCGGCGCGCTCTACGGCGCATTCCAGTTCGGCGCTCCGCCGCACGCTGGTATGGCTCCGGGCGTTGACCGTATGATCATGATCCTCCGTGGCGAAGAGAACATCAGAGAAGTAATCGCATTCCCTATGAACGGTAATGCCCAGGATCTCCTCTGCGGCGCTCCGGGCGAAGTTACAGAACAGCAGCTCAGAGAGACACACATCAAGATCAGACAGTAA
- a CDS encoding threonylcarbamoyladenosine tRNA methylthiotransferase MtaB: MKVYFLTLGCRVNQYETDAARRLFLDNGHENADTPEEADVCIVNTCSVTGEADRKSSQMLRRMAKNNPNAVIVAMGCASELKNGDVAADIVIGTRDKNTVVSKVEEFLAARENKELNHITSHTRPEVSKTDTYHDFGTVLSPEGTRAFIKVEDGCNNFCTYCVIPYARGRVVSRSEESCIREAEYLVENGFKEIIVSGIHLCSYGKDQGRDITALLDLLKKIDAIPGLERLRLGSLEPKSMTPEFISGLKELKYLCPHFHLSLQSGSDTVLRRMNRKYTTSEYEDRVKALRAEFPDMSLTTDIITGFPEETEAEFEETIEYAKKLKFAKIHVFPYSVREGTKAADMPQIDMSIRKARAKRLIEVSSKLEAEFAASMIGKEAEILIEKIEDLDGRLTAEGYTANYIRAFLDVSGRDLKRGDIIRGVVTGSENETCTLSFS; encoded by the coding sequence ATGAAAGTTTATTTCCTGACATTAGGATGCAGAGTTAATCAATACGAAACAGATGCCGCAAGGCGTCTGTTTCTTGATAATGGGCACGAAAATGCAGACACTCCCGAAGAGGCTGATGTCTGCATTGTAAACACCTGTTCCGTAACAGGCGAAGCCGACAGGAAGTCGTCCCAGATGTTAAGGAGAATGGCCAAGAATAACCCGAATGCGGTTATCGTTGCGATGGGATGTGCTTCGGAGTTAAAGAACGGTGATGTTGCAGCCGACATCGTTATCGGAACCAGGGACAAGAATACTGTCGTATCAAAGGTCGAAGAGTTTCTCGCAGCGCGCGAAAACAAAGAGTTAAACCACATTACCAGCCACACAAGGCCTGAAGTCAGCAAGACCGATACTTACCACGATTTCGGCACAGTCTTGTCTCCTGAAGGAACAAGGGCGTTCATAAAGGTAGAAGACGGCTGCAACAACTTCTGCACATACTGCGTTATCCCTTATGCAAGGGGCAGGGTCGTCTCGCGTTCTGAAGAGTCATGCATCAGGGAAGCAGAGTATCTTGTTGAGAATGGCTTTAAGGAGATAATCGTCTCCGGTATCCACCTTTGTTCTTACGGCAAGGACCAGGGCAGGGACATAACTGCACTTCTGGATCTTTTGAAGAAGATAGATGCAATTCCCGGTCTTGAGAGATTAAGACTCGGCTCATTAGAACCCAAGTCCATGACCCCTGAATTCATCAGCGGTCTTAAGGAACTTAAGTACCTTTGCCCGCACTTCCATCTCTCGCTCCAGTCAGGATCGGATACGGTCTTAAGGCGCATGAACAGGAAGTATACGACATCTGAATACGAAGACAGGGTAAAGGCTTTAAGAGCCGAATTTCCTGACATGTCGCTTACGACTGACATCATCACAGGGTTCCCGGAAGAGACTGAAGCAGAGTTCGAAGAGACCATTGAATATGCTAAAAAGCTTAAGTTTGCCAAGATCCATGTTTTCCCGTATTCGGTAAGGGAAGGCACAAAGGCGGCAGATATGCCCCAGATCGACATGAGCATAAGAAAAGCCCGTGCCAAGAGGCTCATTGAGGTATCTTCAAAGCTCGAAGCAGAGTTTGCTGCTTCCATGATTGGCAAGGAAGCCGAGATCCTGATAGAGAAGATCGAAGATTTGGACGGCAGGCTGACAGCCGAGGGCTATACGGCCAATTACATAAGGGCTTTCCTGGATGTTTCCGGCAGGGATCTTAAGCGCGGAGACATTATCAGGGGCGTTGTTACAGGTTCTGAAAACGAGACTTGTACCTTAAGTTTTTCTTAA
- a CDS encoding putative Holliday junction resolvase: MGKAAGRVMGIDFGTRHIGIAVSDELRVIAKGIETVNWNGEDPEWALNRICEIIKEMEVNAIVLGMPARTDGTRSATQDKAEEFGAELAKRCGIEPIYKDERFTTVLASRYLHESNIKAKKQKKVIDQVAAEIILQDYLNVL; this comes from the coding sequence ATGGGCAAAGCAGCCGGCAGGGTAATGGGCATAGACTTCGGTACAAGGCATATTGGTATCGCGGTTTCCGATGAATTGAGGGTAATAGCCAAGGGCATTGAGACCGTTAACTGGAACGGAGAAGATCCCGAATGGGCTTTAAACCGTATCTGCGAGATCATCAAGGAGATGGAAGTAAATGCCATCGTGCTCGGAATGCCTGCCAGGACTGACGGAACTAGGTCTGCCACACAGGACAAGGCCGAAGAATTCGGAGCTGAGCTTGCCAAAAGATGCGGCATCGAACCTATCTATAAGGATGAGCGCTTTACGACGGTCTTAGCTTCCAGATACCTTCACGAGAGCAATATCAAAGCCAAGAAGCAGAAGAAGGTCATAGACCAGGTGGCAGCAGAGATAATTCTTCAGGACTACCTCAATGTGCTGTAA
- a CDS encoding membrane protease YdiL (CAAX protease family): MSLGKKVLRKLGAIGKALIWLLYFLCADGAIYYAFDLLGLDRKIYKGLFSLCSCLAVFATMFVIAKLLSIKKEPLIKIKKLDPGQFIALIVIALGMLGFVTLYIIVADKIAAYLESLKGVMEEYRESVDRFSDTPQIVVPAWDTILYVIALSFVVPLSEEMTFRGVVFGQLRREFGPWISVFISAILFGILHGISVHIGYAIVCGIIIAASYHLTDSLIAPILLHAIFNIFGSGIQNLMQFEAFGIPDEVRMDFMVGSNTVSLMMMPVAVVAFAYLVSVKRKKEKAALKLEETSEIQVELTGENNESSEAVSEVPEDNTAEAKE, encoded by the coding sequence ATGAGTTTGGGAAAGAAAGTCCTGAGGAAATTAGGAGCAATCGGAAAAGCTTTGATCTGGCTGCTCTATTTCCTTTGCGCTGACGGCGCGATCTATTACGCTTTTGACCTTTTGGGCCTTGACCGCAAGATCTATAAAGGACTTTTCTCATTGTGCAGCTGCCTCGCGGTATTTGCCACCATGTTTGTAATAGCAAAGCTCCTTTCGATCAAGAAGGAGCCTTTGATAAAGATAAAAAAGCTCGATCCTGGCCAGTTTATCGCACTGATAGTAATAGCTCTGGGAATGCTCGGATTTGTAACTCTCTACATAATAGTTGCAGACAAGATCGCGGCATATCTCGAATCGCTCAAAGGTGTGATGGAAGAATATAGAGAGAGCGTAGACAGGTTCTCTGATACCCCGCAGATCGTGGTTCCGGCCTGGGACACTATCCTTTATGTCATTGCGCTTTCCTTTGTCGTTCCTCTTTCGGAGGAGATGACATTCAGAGGCGTCGTTTTCGGGCAGCTGAGAAGAGAATTCGGACCCTGGATTTCGGTATTTATCAGTGCCATCCTGTTTGGAATCCTGCACGGGATCTCAGTTCATATCGGATATGCGATCGTCTGCGGAATAATAATCGCAGCGAGCTACCACCTTACTGACAGCCTCATCGCACCTATACTGCTTCATGCGATATTTAATATTTTCGGATCGGGAATTCAGAATTTAATGCAGTTTGAAGCCTTTGGAATTCCGGATGAAGTCAGGATGGATTTCATGGTCGGATCCAATACCGTTTCGCTGATGATGATGCCTGTTGCAGTAGTTGCATTTGCTTATCTTGTAAGCGTTAAGAGGAAGAAGGAAAAAGCGGCTTTAAAACTTGAAGAAACAAGTGAGATTCAAGTAGAATTAACCGGAGAAAATAATGAATCTTCAGAAGCAGTTTCTGAGGTTCCGGAAGATAACACAGCAGAGGCTAAGGAATGA